The following proteins come from a genomic window of Pleuronectes platessa chromosome 2, fPlePla1.1, whole genome shotgun sequence:
- the setd5 gene encoding histone-lysine N-methyltransferase SETD5 isoform X2: protein MSIVIALGVTTPETSYSDMAAGSDPESVEASPAVNEKNYNNHSCGSAQSHGYRGLPYAMQQSSVVCCQDHNYGAPPPPTPPASPLSQTIIPRMDLNGVVLGSRYHETTEDNSADSDSSSDEEGAVAGWCHCSLTPDGLLIKCDNCRGLDRRKEAEGQHRKTENISAGESSATESGDEEVSPSTVSYTATQHTPTSIKLIVNRVKRSKSKKRKKSTEKARGTPKGKKAFREGSRKSMRMKNSTTEASVLDENTAEGWESRIRQWTDQYEESLANQYSADVQELMQLHLSASTPTPKEGGESGTTTPSSTTQIHTSVDAMDTINHTELACNNTVLGSQMQLQLGRVTRVQKHRKILRAAKSLEPDTLIIEYRGKVMLKQQFEVNGHFFKKPYPFVLFHSKYNDVEMCVDARTFGNDARFIRRSCTPNAEVRHMIVEGMFHLCIHAVSHITKDTEVTIGFDYEFNNCHYKVDCACHKGNLNCPVQKHNLSPKENFLSPPSLLPPSPLIGAETRRRKARRREIEGCLTSDSNQTLDEHQEAKELPGTSDAEESLMDEMKVEDGEDGEVDENGLPISSKKTLNSLVSRRRRVGGTEIKEEGVETEDGAGNPTGNTPIPHSTGVGVSTRRTTYVMEASSIEEKTSLPYPTTPVATPKPARPTKPRPKSRISRYRSSSSQRARRQRQALAQQAAAAAAAAALAAMPSSAEQGAALDEEGSQGPYGGEHGHGESGLGGHLLDGDSQALNCINRGNMRDPKTKKYLVTEWLNDKIPGGEKVQQEVLVERPLRITTDPTVLATTLNMLPGLSHSSLICTAPRHYVRFGSPFNPERRRPRPLQMDGTYGCYKKRWIKQVEDESCSASIEDGTESTSSHQSNSSRSTPNPLSTELNPPIKKRLSKYTTETTPAPSDNLLRPLSPITPPLPEESPHPLLHTPCGSLLPNGLIYSPMPSLPASRCNTPLQFENISSPEASPVHRPESISPEPCLQTDFEVPRPQFPDLSLPSSLESPVAMTSDDLSLPGCASGQDSQGPSCVGTSSLNPVSCAPSDLNPQNREQAFRTEFNLIYTCSPLNANLGNPVAPDCRQSLSEGGFSPAESFHSSISGQGMMGDMGPGSMSPYGEPHYGGGYPDSGTPPHTSNPPQKRKRANQHTISLLTGKPDYQAIAVRSEYKPVQNMVSLLEYRKRKQSSGRDPEPFGSSSSLGGTPTRPGSHYSEDSHHAHSHQQMQPPATPHSSFSSSTLMNPIPQIEEVSPPDHQGPSAEPRHQDNNQWMVPTTVERLREGQGALERVLRSIKMERIYKRSDGSTEKEFDGDRYEMQAASMASPMKSPNRYSPSVYSQQSTESHRQTDSPSLRQQTSTSPFPGSYSPSSGQSFYARHPSHPGLSQDHPPSTYPSHSPTATSSSDSRPPAESLHQQSSSSNADRAHGYGSSHLKASLLNSSGLAGAPAPGPRAHGQTKIDSGTLASRGSQQQASRSLKSGSPSQATLQASSRLLSASGSTHYPQRGTSLSQFQHSPLQGPGVRTQSGSF, encoded by the exons ATGAGCATAGTAATTGCGCTGGGAGTCACCACACCTGAAACGTCTTACTCAGATATGGCTGCTGGATCCGA CCCTGAGTCAGTTGAAGCAAGTCCTGCCGTGAATGAgaaaaactacaacaaccacagctGTGGGAGCGCACAGAGTCATGGGTATCGGGGACTACCATATGCT ATGCAACAGTCTTCCGTTGTGTGTTGTCAGGATCACAACTATGgcgcacccccaccccccaccccaccagCCTCCCCGCTTTCCCAAACCATCATCCCCCGCATGGATCTCAACGGCGTCGTCCTCGGCTCCCGTTATCATGAAACTACAGAGGACAACTCAGCAGACAGCGACAGCTCCTCAGACGAGGAAGGGGCCGTGGCCGGCTGGTGTCACTGCAGCCTGACGCCGGATGGCCTGCTCATCAAGTGTGACAACTGCAG aggaCTTGACAGGAGGAAAGAAGCAGAGGGCCAACACAGAAAGACTGAAAATATCTCAG CTGGAGAAAGTAGTGCCACAGAGAgtggtgatgaagaggtgtcGCCGTCCACCGTCTCCTACACCGCCACCCAGCACACACCCACCAGCATCAAACTCATTGTCAACCGGGTCAAAAGGAGCAAAtccaaaaagaggaagaagagcacaGAAAAGGCTCGTGGGACACCAAAAGGCAAAAAG GCTTTTAGAGAGGGTTCCCGGAAGTCCATGAGGATGAAG AACTCAACAACAGAGGCCAGCGTGCTGGatgagaacacagcagagggCTGGGAGAGCAGGATCCGCCAGTGGACAGACCAATATGAGGAGTCTCTGGCAAACCAGTACAGCGCTGATGTCCAGGAACTGATGCAGCTTCATCTTTCTGCCagcacccccacccccaaagAGGGGGGTGAGAGTGGTACCACAACGCCTTCCTCCACCACACAGATCCACACCTCTGTTGATGCCATGGACACCATCAACCACACTGAGCTGGCCTGTAACAACACAGTGCTGGGCTCACAGATGCAG CTCCAGTTAGGGCGGGTAACAAGGGTGCAGAAACACAGGAAGATCCTCCGAGCTGCCAAGAGCCTGGAACCAGACACCCTCATAATTGAATATCGGGGAAAGGTTATGCTCAAACAACAGTTTGAGGTCAACGGGCACTTCTTTAAAAA ACCCTACCCCTTTGTGCTGTTTCACTCAAAATATAACGATGTCGAGATGTGCGTTGATGCACGGACCTTTGGAAATGACGCCCGCTTCATCAGAAGGTCCTGTACCCCCAACGCTGAG GTCCGACATATGATTGTTGAGGGTATGTTCCATCTCTGCATCCATGCTGTCAGTCACATCACAAAGGACACTGAGGTCACCATTGGATTTGACTATGAGTTCAATAACTG TCATTACAAAGTGGATTGTGCCTGCCATAAGGGCAACCTGAATTGCCCAGTGCAGAAGCACAACCTGAGCCCCAAGGAGAACTTTCTGAGTCCCCCTTCTCtgctgcctccctctcctctgattggtgcCGAGACCCGTCGGAGAAAAGCTCGCAGGAGGGAAATCGAGGGCTGTTTGACCAGCGATAGCAACCAGACCCTAGATGAGCACCAGGAGGCCAAAGAGCTGCCGGGGACAAGtgatgcagag GAGAGTCTAATGGATGAGATGAAagtggaggatggagaggatggagaggtgGATGAAAATGGGCTCCCCATCTCCAGTAAAAAA ACATTAAACAGTCTGgtgagtaggaggaggagagtgggaggaacagagataaaggaggagggtgTAGAAACTGAGGACGGGGCAGGAAACCCCACAGGGAACACCCCCATACCTCACAGCACTGGAGTAGGGGTCAGCACGCGACGTACCACCTATGTGATG GAAGCTTCATCTATTGAAGAAAAGACCTCATTACCCTACCCTACTACCCCAGTTGCCACTCCTAAACCTGCACGACCTACAAAGCCTCGGCCCAAAAGTCGGATCTCTCGCTACCGGTCGAGCTCATCACAGCGGGCCCGGCGGCAGCGTCAAGCTCTCGCGCAGCAGGCAGCTGCAGCTGCCGCAGCTGCAGCGTTGGCAGCTATGCCATCATCAGCTGAGCAAGGGGCTGCTCTGGATGAGGAGGGATCTCAGGGTCCATATGGCGGCGAACATGGCCACGGAGAGAGCGGTCTAGGGGGTCATCTACTTGATGGAGACAGTCAGGCTCTAAACTGCATAAATAGAGGCAACATGCGCGACCCCAAAACCAAGAAG TACCTTGTGACAGAGTGGCTGAATGACAAGATACCTGGAGGGGAGAAGGTCCAGCAAGAGGTGCTTGTTGAGCGCCCCCTGCGGATAACCACTGACCCCACGGTGCTGGCCACCACCCTCAATATGCTGCCAGGTCTCTCCCACTCTTCGCTCATTTGCACCGCACCCAGACACTACGTCCGCTTCGGCTCCCCCTTTAACCCGGAGAGAcgcaggccccgcccactccaaATGGATGGCACTTATGGCTGCTACAAAAAG AGATGGATAAAGCAGGTGGAGGATGAAAGCTGTTCAGCCAGTATAGAAGATGGCACAGAGTCCACATCCTCTCACCAAAGTAACAGTAGCAGATCCACCCCCAACCCCCTGTCCACTG AGCTCAATCCCCCAATTAAGAAGCGTCTCTCCAAATATACGACAGAGACGACACCAGCCCCCTCAGACAACCTGCTTCGCCCACTATCACCCATCACGCCGCCACTCCCAGAGGAATCCCCCCACCCACTGCTCCATACCCCCTGTGGCTCCTTGCTGCCCAATGGCCTGATCTACTCACCAATGCCCTCGCTACCCGCAAGCCGCTGCAACACACCTCTGCAATTTGAA AACATATCGTCCCCTGAGGCGTCTCCTGTTCACCGGCCAGAGTCCATCTCACCTGAG CCGTGTCTTCAGACAGACTTTGAAGTCCCTCGGCCTCAGTTCCCGGACCTGTCCCTCCCCTCCAGTTTAGAGAGCCCTGTGGCCATGACCTCAGATGACCTTTCCCTTCCTGGATGCGCCTCAGGCCAAGATTCCCAGGGTCCATCATGTGTTGGGACCAGCTCCCTAAACCCAGTGTCCTGTGCTCCTTCGGACCTAAACCCCCAAAACAGGGAGCAGGCCTTCAGGACAGAGTTCAACCTCATATACACCTGCTCGCCCCTTAATGCAAACCTGGGAAACCCTGTGGCCCCCGATTGCCGCCAGTCCCTGTCAGAGGGAGGCTTTTCCCCTGCAGAGTCCTTCCACAGTTCTATAAGTGGCCAGGGGATGATGGGAGATATGGGCCCCGGCTCTATGTCACCCTATGGTGAGCCTCATTATGGGGGAGGCTACCCAGACAGTggcacacctcctcacaccagcAACCCACCACAAAAGAGGAAG AGGGCCAACCAGCATACCATTAGTCTGCTGACAGGGAAGCCAGATTACCAGGCTATAGCTGTAAGAAGTGAATACAAGCCAGTACAAAATATG GTGTCTTTGCTGGAGTACCGCaagaggaagcagagcagcGGTCGAGACCCAGAGCCCTTTGGCAGCAGCTCCTCCCTGGGTGGCACCCCCACCCGGCCTGGCTCCCATTACAGCGAAGATTCCCATCATGCCCATTCCCATCAGCAGATGCAGCCTCCAGCTACCCCACAcagctccttctcttcctcaacACTCATGAACCCTATCCCACAGATAGAGGAGGTCAGTCCTCCAGACCACCAGGGCCCGTCTGCGGAGCCCAGGCACCAGGACAACAACCAGTG GATGGTTCCCACTACTGTTGAACGTCTAAGGGAAGGCCAGGGCGCACTCGAGCGTGTGCTTAGAAGCATCAAAATGGAGCGGATCTACAAGAGGAGTGACGGATCGACAGAGAAGGAGTTTG ATGGGGATCGATATGAGATGCAAGCAGCGTCCATGGCTTCTCCCATGAAGAGTCCCAACAGATACAGTCCCTCTGTGTACTCACAACAG tCAACAGAAAGCCACCGGCAGACTGACAGCCCGTCACTCCGTCAGCAGACCTCCACCTCTCCATTCCCGGGATCCTACAGTCCCTCATCAGGCCAGAGCTTCTACGCACGCCACCCCTCCCACCCTGGACTTTCCCAGGACCACCCTCCATCAACCTACCCCAGTCACTCCCCCACCGCCACCTCATCCTCAGACTCGCGGCCGCCCGCAGAGTCTCTACACCAGCAGAGTAGCAGCAGTAACGCGGACAGAGCCCATGGCTACGGCAGCAGCCACTTAAAAGCAAGTCTTTTGAACAGCAGTGGCCTGGCAGGGGCCCCCGCCCCAGGACCCAGGGCCCATGGGCAGACTAAAATAGACTCGGGCACCCTGGCCTCCAGAGGGAGTCAGCAGCAGGCGTCTCGCAGCCTGAAATCGGGCAGCCCGAGCCAGGCGACGCTGCAGGCCAGCTCAAGGCTACTGTCGGCCTCTGGATCGACACACTACCCACAGAGAGGGACGAGCCTCAGCCAGTTCCAGCACTCCCCTCTCCAGGGACCCGGAGTAAGGACACAGTCAGGAAGCTTTTAG